CGCCTACCGCGGCCGCGTGCTGCTGCTGGTCAATACCGCCAGCCGCTGCGGCTTCACGCCGCAATACGATGGCCTGCAAAAACTGCACGCAGCCTACTCGGAGCAGGGCCTGACGGTGATAGGCTTTCCCTGCAACCAGTTCGGCGCGCAGGAACCCGGCTCCGCCGGCGACATCGCCTCCTTTTGCCGGAAAAACTATGGCGTGGATTTCCTGATGGCGGACAAGGTGGACGTCAACGGCGCCGGCGCCCATCCGCTGTGGCAATACCTGAAGCGGCAGAAGCGCGGCTTGCTGGGACGGCCTGTCCGCTGGAACTTCAGCAAATTCCTGGTGGACCGCGACGGCCGGGTGGTCGCGCGCTTCGCC
This genomic window from Chromobacterium phragmitis contains:
- a CDS encoding glutathione peroxidase, with translation MSIYDYAFRRLDGGEQPLAAYRGRVLLLVNTASRCGFTPQYDGLQKLHAAYSEQGLTVIGFPCNQFGAQEPGSAGDIASFCRKNYGVDFLMADKVDVNGAGAHPLWQYLKRQKRGLLGRPVRWNFSKFLVDRDGRVVARFAPFTRPDKLAARIEALLA